A genomic window from Bubalus bubalis isolate 160015118507 breed Murrah chromosome X, NDDB_SH_1, whole genome shotgun sequence includes:
- the LOC112582233 gene encoding E3 ubiquitin-protein ligase RLIM, producing the protein MESSDSDNEEDRVSVRHRGQKDRLAREDDYFRFVSDLSEEDYILMRDNNLLGPLGESTEEELRRRLQLMKENLPQNSDENTDRGDASDNESSENSLLDWLTTSGQTENVTSEQKENQSCKEESEISANSDELRFGLESNLECDDENSNPENEYVASAELPRREDTEDSQKQVENPQSESLFTTASASEQDATETLMEVPPTRSQRRLRSPSPVSQRTRPRFDYWPTAPTLYEIFQRINEETPSQTFKQPLISENDNVSRTGHEETLRQQMPRHELQNRGLIETSETSNAVHGECYSDTTCSSESWEVRETNPTTSFNLEVEQVYCPACCQRHSRISRTQLTSDSPNNTITSESEPLSSDSDEADESAYVNTIRNPTHRIINASLSDTMFVPTQTILYQTMTGFSNSSNLMDSDSNLEYYVSPLSENMERAESPNERHGPSGSDSIPGSAPNASYGSDSSLILVSVSSTYYISTSITTIFSPISNFSSSDEDSEVSTLVSFEDSEERSSSTGLSETSQEGGEMSPITSDDSDSGSSLNLDQFFLLNQADQTTGLTRLQIDNLPLRFFEEEDADKICTICLTEYTEGNMLRILPCSHEYHYQCIDQWLEEHSNCPICRGPVVDHFEADNFM; encoded by the exons ATGGAAAGCTCAGATTCCGACAATGAAGAAGACAGAGTTTCGGTCCGACACAGAGGTCAGAAGGACCGATTGGCTCGAGAAGATGATTACTTCCGATTCGTAAGTGATCTGAGTGAAGAAGATTACATACTTATGAGGGACAACAATTTGCTCGGCCCCCTAGGTGAAAGTACCGAAGAAGAGTTGAGGAGGAGGCTtcaattaatgaaagaaaacctaCCACAAAACTCAGATGAAAATACAG aTAGAGGAGATGCTTCAGATAATGAATCCAGTGAGAACTCTCTTCTAGACTGGCTTACCACTTCTGGACAAACTGAAAACGTGACaagtgaacaaaaagaaaatcagtcttgcaaagaagagagtgaaattaGTGCTAACAGTGATGAGCTCAGATTTGGCTTAGAGAGTAATCTTGAGTGTGATGATGAAAACTCAAATCCAGAAAATGAATATGTAGCATCTGCAGAACTTCCCAGAAGAGAAGATACAGAAGACAGCCAAAAGCAAGTGGAAAATCCACAATCTGAGTCACTGTTTACAACAGCATCTGCATCAGAACAAGATGCAACGGAAACATTAATGGAAGTCCCACCGACTAGAAGTCAGAGAAGACTAAGAAGTCCGAGCCCAGTCTCTCAGAGAACCAGACCAAGGTTTGACTACTGGCCAACTGCACCTACACTGTAcgaaatttttcaaagaattaatgAAGAGACACCATCTCAGACTTTTAAACAACCTCTCATAAGTGAGAATGATAACGTCTCTAGAACTGGGCATGAAGAAACATTGAGACAGCAAATGCCTAGACATGAGTTGCAAAATAGGGGTCTTATTGAAACTTCTGAAACTAGTAATGCTGTTCATGGAGAATGTTATTCAGACACAACGTGCAGTAGTGAATCTTGGGAAGTGAGGGAAACAAATCCAACCACATCCTTCAATCTTGAAGTAGAACAAGTTTATTGTCCAGCATGTTGTCAGAGACACAGCAGAATTAGTAGAACTCAGTTAACATCTGACTCACCAAACAATACTATCACTTCAGAAAGTGAGCCTTTGTCTTCAGATTCTGACGAGGCTGATGAGAGTGCTTATGTCAATACCATCAGAAATCCCACTCATAGAATTATAAATGCTAGCTTAAGTGATACAATGTTTGTTCCAACTCAGACTATTTTATATCAGACAATGACAGGATTTAGTAACTCAAGTAATCTTATGGACAGTGACAGTAATTTAGAGTATTATGTCTCACCGCTAAGTGAAAACATGGAAAGGGCAGAGTCACCAAATGAAAGACATGGACCTAGTGGTAGTGATAGTATACCTGGTTCTGCTCCAAATGCTAGCTATGGTTCTGATTCAAGTTTAATACTGGTATCAGTTTCGAGCACCTATTATATTTCTACTTCCATTACTACCATATTTAGTCCTATATCTAATTTTAGCTCAAGTGATGAAGATTCAGAAGTTAGCACACTGGTATCGTTTGAAGACAGTGAAGAAAGAAGCTCATCAACAGGCTTATCAGAGACCAGCCAAGAAGGTGGAGAAATGTCCCCAATAACATCTGACGATAGTGACTCTGGGTCTTCCCTTAATCTGGAccaatttttcttattaaatcaaGCAGACCAAACTACAGGCCTTACAAGACTGCAGATTGACAACTTGCCTTTAAGATTTTTTGAAGAGGAAGATGCAGATAAAATCTGTACTATTTGCCTTACAGAATACACCGAAGGCAACATGCTACGAATCCTACCATGCTCGCATGAATACCATTATCAGTGCATTGATCAATGGCTGGAAGAACATTCAAACTGCCCTATTTGTCGTGGGCCAGTAGTGGATCACTTTGAGGCAGATAATTTTATGTGA